A single Filimonas effusa DNA region contains:
- a CDS encoding ATP-dependent Clp protease adaptor ClpS: MITFIAHTQVRPEEEEDVAVLTDTDAPWSLIVWNDEVNTFDWVIETLVDICGHSEEQAEQCALMIHFKGKYAVKNGDYDTLKPMCDAITDRGIGATIETVAHR; encoded by the coding sequence ATGATCACCTTTATTGCACATACCCAAGTAAGGCCTGAAGAAGAAGAAGACGTTGCAGTACTGACTGATACAGATGCTCCCTGGTCATTGATCGTCTGGAATGATGAAGTGAACACATTTGACTGGGTGATAGAAACGCTGGTTGATATATGCGGACACTCCGAAGAACAAGCCGAGCAGTGTGCCCTTATGATTCACTTCAAAGGTAAATACGCCGTAAAAAATGGCGACTATGATACTTTAAAACCTATGTGCGATGCCATCACCGACAGAGGCATCGGCGCCACTATAGAAACGGTTGCTCACCGTTAA
- a CDS encoding ClbS/DfsB family four-helix bundle protein → MAVPTSKPELIQAIVTNYDKLRKDLSDITPEAAEKKELEGHAAGTVMSINNLVSYLLGWGELVLKWNRKKDNNEAVDFPETGYKWNELGKLAQKFYADYEKEDYNSLLVKLDKNVASILSLIESKSNKALYEVSWYEKWTLGRMIQFNTASPYTNARGRVRKWKKANNPV, encoded by the coding sequence ATGGCAGTTCCCACCAGCAAACCGGAGTTAATTCAGGCAATCGTCACTAATTATGACAAGCTCAGAAAAGACCTTTCAGACATTACACCTGAAGCAGCAGAAAAAAAAGAGCTGGAAGGGCATGCAGCCGGTACAGTAATGAGTATCAACAATCTTGTTTCTTATCTGCTGGGCTGGGGAGAGCTGGTATTAAAGTGGAACAGGAAAAAAGACAACAACGAAGCTGTTGACTTTCCGGAAACAGGTTACAAATGGAATGAACTTGGTAAGCTTGCGCAAAAGTTTTATGCCGATTACGAAAAAGAAGATTACAACAGCCTGCTGGTAAAACTGGATAAAAACGTGGCTTCTATTCTTTCTCTTATCGAAAGCAAAAGCAATAAAGCACTTTACGAAGTAAGCTGGTACGAGAAGTGGACATTGGGGAGGATGATACAATTTAATACAGCTTCTCCCTATACCAACGCAAGAGGAAGAGTGCGTAAATGGAAAAAAGCAAACAACCCCGTCTAG
- the aat gene encoding leucyl/phenylalanyl-tRNA--protein transferase gives MPLHVLDDRLWFPPVASALEDGLLAVGGDLSEERLLLAYRKGIFPWFEGSVPLWWSPDPRFVLFPEALKISKSMKVLLNRDAFEFKVNTAFNEVIRNCQQVEREGQDGTWITNEVEDAYNNLHEKGYAHSAEAWLNGELVGGLYGIRMGNLFFGESMFSHVSNASKYAFIKYVQLLISENVKLIDCQVYTSHLESLGAVMIPREEFIESIEGLTEQ, from the coding sequence ATGCCGTTGCATGTGTTAGACGATCGTTTATGGTTCCCTCCTGTTGCATCCGCCCTGGAAGACGGATTGCTGGCCGTTGGCGGAGACCTCAGTGAAGAACGCCTCCTTCTGGCTTACCGGAAGGGCATTTTCCCCTGGTTCGAAGGCAGTGTTCCTTTATGGTGGAGTCCCGATCCGCGTTTTGTTTTATTTCCTGAAGCGCTGAAAATCAGTAAAAGCATGAAGGTTTTACTGAACAGAGATGCATTTGAGTTTAAAGTGAACACAGCATTCAATGAAGTGATCCGCAACTGCCAGCAGGTAGAACGCGAGGGACAGGACGGCACCTGGATCACTAATGAAGTGGAAGACGCTTATAACAATCTCCATGAAAAAGGCTATGCACACAGTGCCGAAGCGTGGCTCAACGGCGAACTGGTAGGTGGCCTATATGGCATTAGGATGGGCAACCTGTTCTTTGGCGAAAGCATGTTCAGTCATGTCAGCAATGCCAGCAAATACGCCTTCATCAAATATGTGCAGCTCCTCATAAGCGAAAACGTAAAACTGATCGATTGCCAGGTTTATACTTCACACCTCGAAAGCCTTGGCGCCGTTATGATTCCGCGGGAGGAATTTATCGAGAGCATAGAGGGTTTAACAGAACAGTAA
- a CDS encoding MFS transporter produces the protein MLRQASLKRKKIATTLAFISIPLSGFITDIYLPSLPSMSAALRGSEKDIQLTLTFFFLSYGIAQLFVGSVLDSIGRYKPALLALGILVVSSLWISISNSILLIYWLRIIQGIATAILVVAKRAFFVDLYDSERRKHYLSYFTIVWSCGPIVAPFLGGYLQKLFGWQANFYFLAFYAVILLVLELIYSGETIAEKKPFRLGNVISQYRMMLGNRLFIMGIIILGLSYTVVLVFNISGPFVVEKRFGYNAVVVGYCTLVLGFSWMVGGFTGRRLVNMNFEKKVALASRIQLALIIGLLLAGRIGESLICFIVFAFFIHICSGLLYNIFFTDTMMYFPANAGLAGGLLGGMVYVITSASSVLISSVGVIATQNDMAFRYFVASVLLGVIVVYVVKQRRRKQTAVPAAI, from the coding sequence ATGTTAAGACAGGCTTCGCTGAAAAGAAAGAAAATAGCAACAACACTGGCATTTATTTCAATACCACTCTCCGGTTTTATTACCGACATATATCTTCCTTCCTTGCCTTCCATGTCGGCAGCTTTAAGAGGAAGCGAGAAGGATATACAACTTACACTCACATTTTTCTTTTTAAGCTATGGCATCGCCCAGTTGTTTGTTGGTAGTGTGCTGGATAGCATTGGCAGGTATAAACCCGCTTTGCTGGCGCTGGGAATATTGGTGGTATCGAGTTTATGGATCAGTATTTCCAACTCCATTCTGCTCATTTACTGGCTGAGGATTATCCAGGGAATAGCAACAGCTATACTGGTAGTGGCAAAACGTGCTTTTTTTGTAGACCTGTACGATAGTGAGCGGCGTAAGCATTACCTCAGTTACTTTACCATTGTATGGTCCTGCGGTCCTATTGTTGCGCCTTTCCTGGGCGGCTACCTGCAAAAGCTGTTCGGATGGCAGGCAAACTTCTATTTCCTGGCTTTTTATGCGGTGATATTACTGGTGCTGGAATTAATATACAGCGGCGAAACAATCGCGGAAAAGAAACCTTTCCGTTTGGGAAATGTCATCAGCCAGTATCGTATGATGTTAGGCAACAGGCTGTTTATTATGGGGATTATTATCCTGGGACTGAGTTATACGGTGGTATTGGTATTTAATATCTCCGGGCCGTTCGTTGTGGAGAAACGCTTTGGTTACAACGCCGTGGTGGTTGGCTATTGTACGCTGGTGCTGGGCTTTTCCTGGATGGTAGGAGGCTTTACCGGCAGAAGGCTGGTTAATATGAACTTTGAAAAGAAGGTGGCGTTGGCGTCCCGGATCCAGCTGGCGCTGATAATAGGCTTATTGCTGGCAGGCAGGATAGGTGAGAGCCTTATCTGTTTTATAGTATTTGCTTTCTTCATTCATATTTGCTCAGGCTTATTGTATAATATCTTTTTCACAGATACCATGATGTATTTCCCGGCAAATGCAGGACTTGCAGGCGGGTTGCTTGGCGGAATGGTATACGTGATAACTTCTGCTTCAAGCGTGCTCATCTCTTCCGTAGGCGTTATTGCCACGCAAAACGATATGGCCTTCCGGTACTTTGTAGCATCGGTATTGCTAGGTGTAATTGTGGTATATGTAGTGAAACAACGAAGGCGTAAGCAGACTGCCGTTCCCGCCGCTATATAA
- the uxuA gene encoding mannonate dehydratase — protein sequence MSLEKTWRWFGKNDKVTLAQLKQFGVEGIVTALHHIKGGAVWPVEEIQLVKEEIEKHGMRWSVVESLPVTEGIKTNGPEREELVRNYITSMRNLAACGIDTICYNFMPVLDWARTDLHFVNQRGAESMLFHYETFAAFDVYILERPGAEKDYAPEVLAAAKELIGKMTEEEKNNLAYNIIVVTQGFINGTVGNVHNYKQVFLDYLKRYDTIDTHTLRNHLALFLNDIIPVAEELGIRMCIHPDDPPFPLLGLPRIASTMEDFEWIFSACPSVNNGLTFCSGSLSVREDNDLVAIAKKFAERIHFVHLRNIISLGGRSFYESAHLEGVVDMYAVLKALLEEQKRRREAGRSDLRMPFRPDHGLKILDDFSRESNPGYPLVGRMKGLAEITGLEMGIERMLYQ from the coding sequence ATGTCTTTGGAAAAAACATGGCGCTGGTTCGGTAAAAACGATAAAGTGACCCTGGCCCAACTCAAACAATTTGGTGTAGAAGGTATTGTAACAGCCTTACACCATATCAAAGGAGGCGCCGTTTGGCCCGTAGAAGAAATTCAGCTTGTTAAGGAGGAGATCGAAAAACATGGTATGCGCTGGAGCGTGGTGGAGAGCCTGCCTGTTACGGAGGGCATAAAAACCAACGGTCCCGAAAGGGAGGAACTGGTACGTAACTACATTACCTCCATGAGGAACCTGGCGGCATGTGGTATAGATACCATTTGTTACAATTTTATGCCGGTACTCGACTGGGCCAGAACTGACCTGCATTTTGTAAACCAGCGCGGTGCAGAATCCATGCTCTTTCACTACGAAACCTTTGCCGCATTTGATGTTTATATCCTGGAAAGGCCGGGCGCGGAAAAGGATTATGCTCCCGAAGTATTGGCTGCGGCAAAGGAACTGATCGGTAAAATGACGGAAGAAGAAAAGAATAACCTCGCTTACAACATTATAGTTGTTACGCAAGGATTTATCAATGGCACCGTTGGCAATGTGCATAATTACAAACAGGTGTTTCTCGACTACCTGAAGCGTTACGATACCATTGACACACATACACTCAGAAACCATCTTGCTTTATTTCTCAACGATATTATCCCCGTAGCGGAAGAGCTGGGGATCCGCATGTGTATTCATCCGGACGATCCGCCATTCCCTTTACTGGGACTGCCAAGGATTGCGAGCACGATGGAAGATTTTGAATGGATCTTCTCTGCCTGTCCCTCTGTAAACAATGGTCTTACTTTTTGCAGCGGATCGTTATCTGTTCGTGAGGATAACGACCTGGTAGCTATTGCTAAAAAGTTTGCCGAACGTATTCATTTTGTACATCTCCGCAATATCATCAGCCTTGGTGGCCGAAGCTTTTATGAATCTGCACATCTCGAAGGGGTAGTGGATATGTATGCAGTGCTCAAAGCTTTGCTTGAAGAGCAGAAACGGCGCAGGGAGGCAGGCCGCAGCGATCTGCGAATGCCTTTCCGTCCCGATCATGGATTGAAGATCCTCGACGATTTTAGTCGTGAGAGCAATCCCGGGTATCCGCTGGTAGGCCGTATGAAAGGCCTTGCTGAAATCACAGGTCTTGAAATGGGAATTGAAAGAATGTTATATCAATAA
- a CDS encoding family 43 glycosylhydrolase, translating to MNTKPRLFASLLLAALCGGMNTLQAQEATTASAQTVNLKKPGSHNPALKGLYADPDILYSHKTGKFYIYPTSDGFTGWSGTYFKVFSSTDLTDWKDEGVIIDLKKDVTWAHENAWAPCIIEKKINGVYKYFYYFTAAKKIGVAVADDPAGPFVDSGKPLIEGFPEGVTRGQQIDPDVFTDPQTGKSYFYWGNGYMAGAELNEDMVSLVPGTTKLLTPCRAYNEGTYVFYRNGKYYFSWSQNDTRSPDYQVHYGIADGPLGKIVMPNDNLVIAKDTAAGIYGTGHHSVLQLPDSDKWYIVYHRFSYPDGIKMGPSAGYNREVCIDVMKFDEQGHIVRVQPTHEGVKPVKLPAKYRAKKKK from the coding sequence ATGAACACTAAACCCAGATTGTTTGCCTCACTATTACTGGCTGCCTTATGCGGGGGGATGAACACGTTACAGGCGCAGGAGGCTACCACTGCTTCTGCCCAGACTGTTAATCTTAAAAAACCTGGCAGTCATAACCCTGCATTAAAAGGTTTGTATGCCGATCCGGATATCTTATATTCCCATAAAACAGGCAAGTTTTACATTTATCCTACCAGTGATGGGTTTACTGGCTGGTCGGGAACTTATTTCAAGGTATTTTCTTCTACGGACCTTACCGACTGGAAAGATGAAGGGGTGATTATCGATCTGAAAAAAGATGTAACATGGGCGCATGAAAATGCCTGGGCCCCCTGCATTATAGAAAAGAAGATCAATGGCGTTTATAAATACTTCTACTATTTTACTGCTGCCAAAAAAATAGGCGTTGCCGTTGCCGATGATCCGGCCGGCCCGTTTGTAGACAGTGGAAAGCCCCTGATAGAAGGTTTCCCCGAAGGTGTTACCCGCGGCCAGCAGATTGATCCCGATGTTTTTACCGATCCGCAAACCGGGAAAAGCTATTTCTACTGGGGCAATGGATATATGGCCGGTGCCGAACTGAATGAAGATATGGTATCGTTGGTACCCGGTACCACTAAACTGCTCACGCCCTGCAGGGCTTATAACGAAGGAACTTATGTCTTCTACCGCAATGGCAAATATTACTTTTCCTGGTCACAGAACGATACGCGCAGCCCCGACTACCAGGTGCATTATGGTATTGCCGATGGCCCTCTGGGTAAAATAGTGATGCCCAACGATAACCTGGTGATAGCTAAAGATACCGCCGCAGGTATTTATGGTACAGGCCACCATTCTGTACTTCAACTGCCCGATAGCGATAAATGGTATATCGTGTATCACCGCTTTTCTTATCCCGATGGAATTAAGATGGGGCCTTCGGCCGGTTACAACAGGGAGGTGTGCATTGATGTGATGAAATTTGATGAGCAAGGGCATATTGTCCGTGTACAACCAACGCATGAGGGCGTTAAACCTGTAAAGCTCCCCGCAAAATATCGGGCTAAAAAGAAAAAGTAG
- a CDS encoding SDR family oxidoreductase: MESMFNIKGKVAVVTGAGGVLGGSISSSLMKAGAKLVAMDIRQENLDNRVQELKQIHEDVIGVAGNVLDLDNLKKLAVEISEKWGSIDILVNCAGGNIPGATLTVDQTVFDMKIEDWEKVTDLNLNGTVYPCLAFGEVMAKQGKGSIINISSMATYSAITRVPGYSVAKTGVNIFTQWMATEMAQKFGEGVRVNAIAPGFFIGDQNRAVLINPDGSYTDRSIKVLAKTPMKRFGDISELNGAVQFLCSGAASFITGVILPVDGGFTAFSGV, encoded by the coding sequence ATGGAATCGATGTTCAATATTAAAGGCAAAGTAGCCGTGGTAACAGGTGCCGGTGGTGTACTTGGCGGCAGTATCTCTTCCAGTCTTATGAAAGCAGGCGCCAAACTGGTAGCTATGGATATCCGCCAGGAAAACCTCGACAATAGGGTGCAGGAGCTGAAACAGATCCATGAAGATGTTATTGGTGTTGCCGGTAACGTACTGGATCTTGACAATCTGAAAAAGCTGGCTGTTGAAATAAGTGAAAAATGGGGTTCAATAGATATACTGGTGAACTGCGCGGGTGGCAATATTCCCGGCGCTACGTTAACGGTAGATCAAACTGTTTTCGATATGAAAATAGAGGATTGGGAAAAGGTGACCGATCTTAACCTCAATGGCACCGTGTATCCTTGTCTTGCCTTTGGAGAAGTGATGGCGAAACAGGGGAAAGGCAGCATCATCAATATTTCTTCTATGGCTACCTATTCAGCTATTACCCGTGTGCCGGGCTATTCTGTAGCTAAAACAGGCGTTAATATTTTTACACAATGGATGGCAACTGAAATGGCGCAGAAATTTGGCGAAGGCGTAAGGGTGAATGCCATTGCTCCCGGCTTCTTTATCGGTGATCAGAATCGTGCCGTGCTTATTAACCCCGATGGAAGTTATACCGACAGAAGTATAAAGGTGCTGGCCAAAACACCGATGAAACGTTTCGGCGATATCTCCGAATTAAATGGCGCCGTTCAGTTCCTGTGTTCCGGTGCGGCGAGCTTTATTACCGGTGTTATTTTGCCCGTAGATGGTGGCTTCACTGCTTTTAGCGGCGTGTAA
- a CDS encoding DUF5695 domain-containing protein has translation MLLKRILVFAACAGFIGMFPVATVAQQSPWQRLAQRSATLGWEQGVTEFKTPSFLLSLVKSSQTVAALKPVMLPGFDFTPGDSIKVRSSNGMYHLGDLNLRLRSGGGDWINYATAADRKPVQALAAGGNVLAAADLSATLPGSIPVQVKRYWQLENNVLVLRFELTNKTNATVEIGALGIPMIFNNLLEGKSLEQAHASNVFYDPYTGRDAGYLQVTRLSGEKPSLLVLPFGKTPFEAYNPLLDDPTPRGIVFEGFYEWMVHSKAYAETEWKKTNPWNEPSSAVLKPGESRSYGVQLVLCGGPKDIEAALAAHQRPLAVGIPGYVLPQDVNARLFLQYKARVRSVEVSPANALQVKAAKAPHRQWTAFDVKGIAWGRARLTVTYEDGLVQTIQYKVIKPEKEVIRDYGNFLTNQQWYVNNNDTFHRSPSVISYDNEKKQQVTQDNRAWIAGLSDEGGAGGWLGATMKQLVLPDKTQVRKLESFVDQTLWGHIQLSSGDKKYGVRKSLFYYEPALMPPGTYSADINFKTWSAWPRKEAESIERSYNYPHVAAAHWVLYRLAKYHTQMVTNHSWNWYLSNAFHTAMAMVEHAPYYAQFGQMEGSVFLLILKDLKAEGMTKEAETLEAEMKKRAIHWSKLEYPFGSEMPWDSTGQEEVYVWSLFFGFVDKAEVTIKAILAYTPSVPSWAYNGNARRYWDFLYGGKLSRIERMIHHYGSELNAIPLLQEYRRKPNDLYMLRVAYGGVLGGISTITEDGFAPCAFHSFPNTLENDGLSGDYGSGFYGYAVNSATYITQNAELGWLAFGGNLKENKDRVEVTPTTASRNAVYLAPAGLWLSFAAGTINNVSYNVKSGEVTIILDGAADTTPNAYLKIEQPASVTGRTGYEPAGKYSIKNGNWIIPLTKGAVKLVLRPV, from the coding sequence ATGTTACTAAAGAGAATACTTGTGTTTGCAGCCTGTGCAGGCTTCATTGGAATGTTCCCGGTTGCAACAGTGGCACAGCAATCTCCCTGGCAGCGGCTGGCACAACGTTCCGCTACACTTGGATGGGAGCAGGGGGTAACGGAATTTAAAACACCTTCGTTTCTTTTGTCACTTGTGAAGTCGTCGCAAACAGTAGCGGCTTTAAAACCTGTTATGCTCCCTGGCTTCGATTTTACGCCCGGCGACAGCATAAAGGTGCGCAGCAGCAATGGCATGTATCATCTGGGAGACCTGAACCTGAGGTTACGCAGTGGCGGCGGTGACTGGATCAATTACGCCACTGCGGCCGATCGTAAGCCGGTGCAGGCGCTGGCAGCAGGCGGTAATGTGCTGGCGGCGGCCGATCTGTCGGCTACGCTGCCCGGTTCTATTCCTGTGCAGGTGAAGCGCTACTGGCAGCTTGAAAATAATGTACTGGTACTTCGTTTCGAATTAACCAATAAAACAAATGCAACGGTAGAAATAGGAGCTTTAGGAATTCCCATGATCTTCAATAACCTGCTCGAAGGAAAAAGCCTGGAACAGGCGCATGCCAGCAATGTATTTTATGACCCCTATACCGGCAGGGATGCGGGTTATTTGCAGGTAACCAGGCTTAGTGGCGAAAAGCCCTCTTTACTGGTATTGCCTTTCGGGAAAACACCATTTGAAGCATATAATCCCTTATTGGACGATCCTACACCACGTGGCATTGTCTTCGAAGGTTTTTATGAATGGATGGTGCATAGCAAGGCCTATGCAGAAACGGAATGGAAAAAAACAAATCCCTGGAACGAACCTTCATCCGCTGTCTTAAAACCCGGGGAAAGCCGCAGTTATGGCGTTCAGCTGGTGCTTTGCGGCGGGCCTAAGGATATTGAAGCCGCATTGGCAGCACACCAGCGTCCGCTGGCAGTGGGCATACCAGGATATGTACTGCCACAGGATGTAAATGCCAGGCTGTTCCTGCAATATAAAGCCAGGGTACGATCTGTTGAGGTGAGCCCTGCAAATGCTTTGCAGGTAAAGGCGGCGAAAGCCCCTCATCGGCAATGGACTGCCTTTGATGTAAAGGGGATCGCCTGGGGCCGTGCAAGACTTACGGTAACTTATGAAGATGGATTGGTGCAAACGATCCAGTATAAAGTGATTAAACCGGAAAAAGAAGTGATCCGTGATTATGGTAATTTTCTTACCAACCAGCAATGGTATGTGAACAATAACGATACCTTCCATCGCAGTCCTTCCGTGATAAGTTATGATAATGAAAAGAAACAGCAGGTAACCCAGGATAACCGTGCATGGATCGCGGGTTTAAGTGATGAAGGAGGCGCCGGCGGCTGGCTGGGCGCTACCATGAAGCAATTGGTATTGCCCGATAAAACACAGGTCCGTAAGCTGGAGTCGTTTGTAGATCAAACGCTTTGGGGACATATACAATTAAGCAGCGGCGATAAAAAATATGGCGTACGCAAGAGCCTGTTTTACTACGAACCTGCACTGATGCCGCCCGGCACTTATAGCGCCGATATCAATTTCAAAACATGGTCGGCATGGCCGCGTAAAGAAGCGGAATCGATAGAACGTTCCTATAACTATCCGCATGTGGCGGCCGCGCATTGGGTATTATACCGGCTGGCGAAATATCACACTCAAATGGTCACAAACCATAGCTGGAACTGGTATTTGTCAAATGCTTTTCATACTGCTATGGCTATGGTAGAACATGCGCCTTATTACGCGCAGTTCGGGCAGATGGAGGGCTCTGTTTTCCTGTTGATCTTAAAAGACCTGAAAGCTGAGGGCATGACGAAAGAAGCAGAAACGCTGGAGGCGGAAATGAAGAAGAGAGCGATTCACTGGAGTAAGCTGGAATATCCTTTCGGGAGCGAAATGCCCTGGGATTCTACGGGACAGGAAGAGGTATATGTATGGTCGCTGTTCTTCGGTTTCGTTGATAAGGCAGAAGTTACTATTAAGGCCATCCTCGCATATACCCCCTCGGTACCCAGCTGGGCTTATAACGGCAATGCCCGCCGCTATTGGGATTTCCTGTATGGCGGTAAGCTTTCTCGCATCGAGCGCATGATCCATCACTACGGTTCGGAGCTGAATGCCATCCCGTTGTTACAGGAATACAGGCGTAAGCCCAATGATCTGTATATGCTCAGGGTAGCTTATGGCGGTGTGCTGGGAGGTATCTCAACCATTACCGAAGACGGGTTTGCACCCTGTGCCTTCCATTCGTTTCCCAATACGCTGGAGAACGACGGCCTTTCGGGCGATTATGGCTCAGGTTTCTATGGATACGCGGTTAACAGCGCTACCTATATAACACAAAATGCAGAACTGGGTTGGCTGGCCTTTGGTGGCAACCTGAAAGAAAATAAAGATAGGGTAGAAGTGACTCCCACAACCGCTTCGCGTAATGCTGTTTACCTGGCGCCGGCAGGACTATGGTTGTCGTTTGCCGCCGGTACTATCAATAACGTATCTTATAATGTCAAGAGCGGAGAGGTGACCATCATCCTGGATGGTGCTGCTGATACCACACCCAACGCCTATTTAAAAATAGAACAGCCGGCAAGTGTAACAGGAAGAACGGGATATGAACCTGCAGGTAAATACAGCATTAAAAATGGTAACTGGATAATACCGCTCACGAAAGGTGCCGTTAAGCTGGTTTTACGTCCTGTGTGA
- a CDS encoding GNAT family N-acetyltransferase: MEILHKDDGKRGMFYIEADGKPEGIIEYVWAGSQKLIIEHTEVGEKLKGQSAGKKLVNSVVEFAREKHVKVQPLCTFAHAVFEKTPEYSDVRF; the protein is encoded by the coding sequence ATGGAAATACTACACAAGGACGATGGTAAAAGAGGCATGTTTTACATTGAAGCAGACGGCAAACCGGAAGGCATCATAGAATATGTATGGGCAGGTTCGCAAAAGCTTATTATTGAGCATACGGAAGTAGGAGAAAAGCTGAAGGGCCAAAGCGCTGGGAAGAAACTAGTGAACAGCGTAGTAGAATTTGCGAGAGAAAAGCATGTGAAAGTGCAGCCGCTTTGCACATTTGCGCACGCGGTATTTGAAAAGACCCCGGAATACAGCGATGTAAGGTTCTGA
- a CDS encoding carboxymuconolactone decarboxylase family protein has translation MNPIELFQKEAPAVAEAFDGLVESLKASQGLDGKTKQLVYIGIKAAMGETTAVYFHVQMAKKLGATRDEIKDTILITLTVCGLKGVVNCLPAALEAYDQAV, from the coding sequence ATGAATCCCATTGAACTCTTTCAAAAAGAAGCGCCCGCAGTGGCCGAAGCCTTTGATGGATTGGTAGAATCGTTAAAAGCTTCGCAGGGGCTGGATGGCAAAACAAAACAACTGGTGTATATAGGCATTAAAGCGGCGATGGGCGAAACTACAGCCGTTTATTTTCACGTGCAGATGGCAAAAAAACTTGGCGCCACACGCGACGAAATCAAAGACACAATTCTTATCACGCTTACTGTTTGCGGGTTGAAAGGTGTGGTAAATTGTTTGCCTGCTGCACTGGAGGCTTACGATCAGGCTGTATAG
- a CDS encoding OmpA family protein has translation MNKAIKWVGVMAAVAAMHSCVAKKKFTDSQIAMRQLKSDSAMMANRISQLEKSLADLKGRYGQLSDKNSNLENKLSAVSSDAAEKQNALSRSQQQIAEQQRRLEQLQALIDQQKAKAAELRKKMADALVGFSSSELTISNKNGKVYVSLQENLLFPSGSAKVNDKGKLALGKLAEVLNVNPDIAVNIEGHTDSIPMRGARFEDNWALSTARATAIVRILVNEYRVDAVRVVASGHSQYDPVDSNATPEGRGRNRRTEIILSPRLDELYKLLE, from the coding sequence ATGAACAAAGCAATCAAATGGGTAGGTGTAATGGCGGCAGTAGCTGCAATGCATAGTTGCGTCGCTAAAAAGAAGTTCACCGATTCGCAGATCGCAATGCGTCAGTTGAAAAGTGACAGTGCCATGATGGCCAATCGTATCAGCCAGCTTGAGAAGTCTCTTGCTGATCTGAAAGGCAGGTATGGGCAACTGAGCGATAAAAACAGCAACCTGGAAAATAAGTTATCGGCAGTAAGTTCCGATGCGGCTGAAAAGCAAAACGCGCTTTCGCGCAGCCAGCAGCAGATTGCGGAACAGCAACGCAGGCTGGAGCAATTACAGGCTTTGATAGATCAGCAGAAAGCCAAAGCGGCTGAGCTGAGAAAGAAAATGGCCGATGCGCTGGTGGGTTTTAGTTCCAGTGAATTAACGATCTCCAATAAAAACGGCAAAGTATATGTGAGCCTGCAGGAAAACCTGTTATTCCCTTCCGGCAGCGCCAAGGTGAATGATAAGGGTAAGCTGGCGCTTGGTAAACTGGCTGAGGTATTAAATGTGAATCCCGATATTGCAGTAAATATTGAAGGCCATACCGACTCTATTCCTATGCGCGGCGCCAGGTTTGAAGACAACTGGGCTTTAAGTACCGCCCGCGCCACCGCCATTGTTCGTATCCTTGTAAATGAATACAGGGTGGATGCTGTAAGGGTCGTTGCTTCAGGTCATAGCCAGTACGATCCTGTAGATTCCAATGCTACTCCTGAAGGCCGTGGCAGGAATCGCCGCACGGAGATCATTTTAAGTCCCAGGCTCGACGAGCTGTATAAGTTGCTGGAATAG